In Gopherus flavomarginatus isolate rGopFla2 chromosome 1, rGopFla2.mat.asm, whole genome shotgun sequence, a single genomic region encodes these proteins:
- the LOC127051756 gene encoding heat shock 70 kDa protein 12A-like, producing MFSEKLIIALEPEAASVWCKQLPREGFVAEGGDRQKFEESPGTQYVVVDCGGGTIDITVHEIQENYSLKELHKASGGGWGGNTVDENFKEFLKEIFQDGVWEEYAQNHPAECHQMLYNFGLQKCSSSKDEVYIHCYHNLTKVAECKQKDISLFFKGVEGALWCNGTIMITYEKMKSFFAYSVRQTIDTLQEILSKPEMAKVQYILLVGGFASSSILREEIYETFRGRYHILCPLEAQAAIAKGAVLFGNNSQIVASRISALTYGVKVSRAFDIAVHDIQKKRVSKADNYVYCTDLFNKLVGIGDLVEVDEVASYTFTPIEPDQTSVIFSFYCTEKKNAKYVDEEGLKMLGSCTVPTPNTELGRNRQLRLDIKFGLTEFKATGTDVTSGETQTVMIDFLTV from the exons atgttttctgagaagCTCATCATCGCCTTAGAACCAGAGGCTGCCTCAGTCTGGTGCAAGCAGCTCCCACGAGAAGGGTTTGTGGCAGAGGGTGGTGATAGACAAAAGTTTGAAGAGTCACCTGGGACCCAGTATGTCGTCGTTGATTGTGGAG GTGGTACTATAGACATCACAGTACATGAAATCCAAGAGAACTACTCCCTGAAAGAGTTACATAAGGCatcaggaggaggatggggaggcAACACAGTGGATGAAAACTTCAAAGAGTTCCTGAAGGAGATCTTCCAAGATGGAGTATGGGAGGAATATGCACAGAATCACCCAGCGGAATGCCATCAAATGCTGTACAACTTTGGCCTTCAGAAATGCTCTTCCAGCAAAGATGAGGTCTACATCCATTGCTACCACAACCTAACAAAAGTGGCAGAATGCAAGCAAAAAGACATCTCCCTCTTCTTCAAGGGTGTGGAGGGagctctgtggtgcaatgggacCATCATGATTACATATGAAAAAATGAAGAGCTTTTTTGCCTACAGTGTCAGACAAACCATTGACACCTTGCAGGAAATCCTCAGCAAGCCTGAGATGGCCAAGGTCCAATATATTTTACTGGTTGGGGGCTTTGCTTCCAGCAGTATCCTGAGGGAGGAGATCTATGAGACCTTTAGGGGGCGGTATCATATCCTGTGTCCACTGGAAGCTCAGGCAGCTATTGCAAAGGGAGCCGTTTTATTTGGGAACAATTCACAAATTGTTGCCTCAAGAATCAGCGCTCTGACATATGGAGTAAAGGTATCTCGGGCATTTGATATTGCTGTCCATGATATACAGAAAAAGAGAGTCTCAAAAGCTGATAATTATGTATATTGCACAGATCTCTTCAATAAGTTGGTGGGAATTGGGGATTTGGTAGAGGTAGATGAGGTTGCCAGTTATACTTTCACTCCCATAGAACCAGATCAAACAAGTGTGATTTTTAGTTTCTATTGCACAGAAAAGAAGAATGCAAAGTACGTAGATGAGGAAGGGCTGAAAATGCTCGGCTCCTGTACTGTGCCAACGCCaaacacagagctggggagaaaccGCCAACTGAGACTGGATATTAAATTTGGGCTAACGGAATTTAAAGCCACAGGTACTGATGTCACGTCCGGTGAAACTCAGACGGTTATGATAGATTTTTTAACAGTGTGA